The DNA region CTTGGTGGCCGGATGTTTGCTGAAGGGCGGCGTGGTGCATTCGCTGTTGTTGGCCGTGGAGGAGGACGGGAAGCTGCGTTGGATCGGACGGGCCGCTTCCGGATTGACATCCCGGGATCTTTCCCTGCTCACCGAGTGGTGTCGTTCGCAAGAGGCGCGGACATCTCCGGCGGTGCATGCTTCTCTGCTTCCGGGTGAGGAGGTCGTTTGGCTTCCCCCGGTTCTGAAAGTCAAAGTGAAATTCATGGAGTGGAGTCCGGACGGAACCCTTCGCTCCCCGGTGATCCTGGGATTCGTCAAATGAAAAAGAGCCCCCAATGGGGGCATTCACGAGTGAACGGAACCGGTCGCATGACCGGCCCTCACCGATATCTTCTGCGTCTCCGACGACGAGGCACCACGATGACCGGCGGATACGGGTACGGATAATACGGATAGGGATACGGGTAGGATGGATAGCGCCGGCGTCTGCGTCTTCTCCTCCATTGTTGGGCTTCAGCGTCTTCGGGATCGAGGGCATGCATGTAATCCTCCGAAATGTCGTAGGGGGAATCCCAGTCATTCAGATTGTAGGGAGAATCCCAGTAGTTGGGCGATTCAGGGGAATCGTACCAGTTGTTCAATCTCTCCACCTCCGGAATCAGTAGTATCGGTACCGTCTGTATGGTCTGAACGGGACATACGGAAAGAACGGTCCGAAAAACGGATAGGGTCGGAAGAACGGTGTCCACGGGAAAACGGGGATCACCGGCGGCACGACGGGAAACCACTGTGAAGTCTCCGGAAGGCCGGATTCGCGGAGATGAAGTTGATCATGTGCATGCTCCGGCACTCGGAATCCCTCCTTTCACATGTGGTCTTATTTACTTTATGGAGCAGGGGACGAATTGGCCGGTTGTCCAAAGACAAATGGGCGGGGGTGTCCGATTTGAGGGAAGAAGCCCGCTATCTTCGGGTTGATGACAAGGAAATCAAGATCTCCAATCCCGACAAACCGCTTTATCCCGAAGCGGGGATCACCAAGTGGGATTATGTGCTCGCCTGCGGGAGACTCGCGCCGTTTCTGCTCAAAGGGACCCGCTTTCGTCCCCTGACGGTCATCCGATACCCCCACGGCATTCATGGAGAGTCTTTCTACCAGAAGAATGCTCCGGATCACACCCCGGAGTGGATTGCCACCGCTCGGGAAGGAGACATTGAGCACATCCTGCTCAATGACGTGGCGACATTGATCTGGCTGGCCAATCTGGCCTGCCTGGAGTTTCACGTCGCGTTTCATCGGACGGATGGGCCGAACACGCCTCCGGAGATCGTGTTTGATCTCGATCCCAGCGTGGATGATTTTTCAAAAGTGGCGGAAACTGCACTGCTCACCCGTGAAGTGCTCCGGCGGATGGATCTGGACGGCTTCATCAAGACATCCGGAGCCAGCGGGCTGCAGATTCACGTCCCGCTGGAGGGAAAGTATACGTATGAACAAACCCGAAAGGTGGGGAAATTCATCGCCCATTATCTGGCGGAGCAACACCCCCTGCTGGTCACGGTGACCCGGCAGGTCAAACGACGGGGAGACAAGGTTTACTTTGATTACTTGCAACATTGGCGGGGGAAAACTCTGATCGCTCCATATTCGCCGCGGGCCAATCCCGCCGCGGCGGTGGCCACCCCTTTGCTTTGGGAGGAAGTGACGCCGGATCTCGTTCCCGCCGACTGGAACCTGCGCACGATTTTTCCGAGGCTGGAGCAAAAGGGGGATTTGTTCGACCCGCTTTACAACGGTCCCGGATACCGATTGGATCGGATTCTTGCGTTCATTGAGAAACGGCGCCTTTGATGCATCCGGCGGTTCATGATACATTTAGGAAGATGCGCTATTCCTGTGAACCAATGGTGTGAGGAGGAACCCGATTGAAACGGCTGTTTGTCGGAGCGGCCGTCGTCACCATGGTGGACGGCCGGGAGATCATTGAAAAGGGTGCATTGGGAGTAAACGGAGACCGGATTGAATATGTGGGGCCTGTCCCGTCTGAAGAAGAGATGGACCGCTATGATGAAGTGATTCATATGGAAGGTAAAGCCCTGTTGCCGGGTTTGGTCAACACCCATTGCCACGCCGCCATGTCGATCCTCAGGGGATATGCGGACGACCTTCCGCTGCAAACCTGGCTTGAAGAGAAA from Staphylospora marina includes:
- the ligD gene encoding non-homologous end-joining DNA ligase, translated to MSKDKWAGVSDLREEARYLRVDDKEIKISNPDKPLYPEAGITKWDYVLACGRLAPFLLKGTRFRPLTVIRYPHGIHGESFYQKNAPDHTPEWIATAREGDIEHILLNDVATLIWLANLACLEFHVAFHRTDGPNTPPEIVFDLDPSVDDFSKVAETALLTREVLRRMDLDGFIKTSGASGLQIHVPLEGKYTYEQTRKVGKFIAHYLAEQHPLLVTVTRQVKRRGDKVYFDYLQHWRGKTLIAPYSPRANPAAAVATPLLWEEVTPDLVPADWNLRTIFPRLEQKGDLFDPLYNGPGYRLDRILAFIEKRRL